In Streptomyces chartreusis NRRL 3882, the following are encoded in one genomic region:
- a CDS encoding FtsX-like permease family protein, producing the protein MLSVALRTLRTRWATFTGSFVALSLGVALLTVTGLALASSATAPERAPERFAAAPVVVKGQDTLRVPTPIGARESRLAHPRPVPATTVARLRKLGRVVEDRAFPVRAEGGPADLVGHPWSTAAFAPYDLATGRAPRAADEAVVTGDRAHPGQRLRTDRGTVRVVGTLTSRGFENAVFFTDARAARLAPPVTQLVVEADPAAVRAAVGGSAQVLTGTARRLADADPGRDSEALTAMNSLFGTAGGVTAFVSVFVVASTFAFAVAQRRREFALLRTAGATPGQIRRTVLAEALAVGTLASAAGCALGSHGAPRLAAWVVANGLAPAWFTIGDHTWPYHAAFWTGLLVALCGATAASWRAGRTGPTEALREAAAESGTITRGRLLCGTVLLLTAVVTLGLSLAGDPAGLLHRKSFVSRPMLLITAAALLSPLVLRPLTRLLTWLPGACALLVRENTAAGMRRTAALAAPVLVTVALAGSLLGATATLNRAKSTETSERTTAAFVVTPPAGTGLDAAALRRLRAVPGIETSPTSSTAVHVLEDGVALIRSEARAATPGPLAATTRLPLAAGAVSDLDDDSIIVNEEWQRHRVGDRVRVWLGDGTPRTLRIAAVMRTGTGDNGVYVTPRNAPGATIDRIDVALTAGADPGTVVTALRRALGTGNGQVLTRAEWIRATRPEAHRTTRLGLLLVLGIALLYTGISVANTMVMATSDRARDLAALRLAGATRWQVLRLTCAEALTVVAAGALLGLLVAALNLAGLASALALLSAPVTIELPWQALGTTTAVCALLAVTSAIVPAALALRRRPAQPAGVRA; encoded by the coding sequence GTGCTGAGCGTCGCCCTGCGCACCCTGCGCACCCGCTGGGCCACCTTCACCGGCAGCTTCGTCGCGCTCTCGCTGGGCGTGGCGCTGCTCACCGTGACGGGCCTGGCCCTGGCCTCGTCGGCCACCGCCCCGGAGCGCGCCCCCGAACGCTTCGCGGCAGCGCCCGTCGTGGTCAAGGGACAGGACACCCTGCGCGTACCGACCCCGATCGGCGCCCGCGAGTCCCGGCTCGCGCACCCGCGTCCCGTACCGGCCACGACCGTCGCGCGGTTGCGGAAGCTGGGCCGGGTCGTCGAGGACCGGGCGTTCCCCGTACGAGCGGAGGGCGGCCCCGCCGACCTGGTCGGCCACCCCTGGTCCACCGCCGCGTTCGCCCCCTACGACCTCGCCACCGGCCGGGCACCGCGCGCGGCCGACGAGGCCGTCGTCACCGGCGACCGGGCACACCCGGGTCAACGCCTGCGCACCGACCGGGGCACCGTACGCGTCGTCGGCACACTCACCTCGCGCGGCTTCGAGAACGCCGTGTTCTTCACCGACGCCCGAGCAGCCCGACTCGCGCCGCCGGTCACGCAGTTGGTCGTCGAGGCCGACCCGGCAGCCGTGCGGGCGGCGGTGGGCGGCAGCGCCCAGGTCCTCACCGGGACCGCGCGCCGCCTCGCCGACGCCGATCCCGGCCGGGACAGCGAGGCCCTCACGGCGATGAACTCCCTGTTCGGCACGGCAGGCGGCGTCACCGCCTTCGTGTCGGTGTTCGTCGTGGCGTCGACCTTCGCCTTCGCGGTCGCCCAGCGGCGCCGGGAGTTCGCCCTGCTGCGCACCGCCGGGGCCACTCCGGGCCAGATCCGCCGGACCGTCCTCGCCGAGGCCCTCGCCGTCGGCACCCTCGCCTCGGCCGCCGGCTGCGCGCTCGGCTCCCACGGGGCACCGCGCCTCGCCGCCTGGGTCGTCGCCAACGGTCTCGCCCCGGCCTGGTTCACCATCGGCGACCACACCTGGCCGTACCACGCGGCCTTCTGGACCGGCCTGCTCGTCGCACTGTGCGGAGCGACCGCGGCGTCCTGGCGGGCCGGCCGCACCGGCCCCACCGAGGCACTGCGGGAGGCCGCGGCGGAGAGCGGCACGATCACCCGGGGCCGCCTGCTCTGCGGCACTGTCCTGCTGCTGACGGCCGTGGTGACCCTGGGCCTGTCCCTGGCCGGCGACCCGGCCGGTCTGCTGCACCGCAAGTCCTTCGTCAGCCGCCCGATGCTGCTGATCACCGCGGCCGCCCTGCTCTCCCCGCTGGTGCTGCGCCCCCTGACCCGGCTGCTGACGTGGCTGCCCGGTGCCTGCGCCCTGCTGGTCCGCGAGAACACCGCCGCCGGGATGCGCCGCACCGCCGCGCTCGCGGCGCCCGTCCTGGTCACCGTCGCCCTCGCGGGTTCCCTGCTCGGCGCCACCGCGACCCTGAACCGGGCGAAGAGCACCGAGACGAGTGAGCGCACCACCGCCGCCTTCGTCGTGACCCCGCCGGCCGGCACCGGCCTCGACGCCGCCGCCCTGCGCAGACTGCGCGCCGTCCCGGGCATCGAGACGTCACCGACGTCCTCGACGGCCGTCCACGTCCTGGAGGACGGCGTGGCACTCATCCGCTCCGAGGCCCGCGCCGCCACCCCCGGCCCCCTCGCGGCCACCACCCGCCTGCCCCTGGCCGCCGGCGCGGTGAGCGACCTCGACGACGACTCGATCATCGTCAACGAGGAGTGGCAGCGGCACCGGGTGGGCGACCGGGTCCGGGTCTGGCTCGGCGACGGAACGCCGCGCACCCTGCGGATCGCCGCGGTGATGCGCACCGGCACCGGCGACAACGGCGTCTACGTCACCCCGCGCAACGCCCCGGGCGCCACGATCGACCGGATCGACGTGGCCCTGACCGCCGGAGCGGACCCGGGAACCGTCGTCACCGCACTCCGCCGGGCACTCGGCACCGGCAACGGCCAGGTCCTCACCCGCGCGGAATGGATCCGGGCCACCCGCCCCGAGGCACACCGCACCACCCGCCTCGGCCTCCTGCTGGTCCTCGGCATCGCCCTCCTGTACACGGGCATCTCCGTGGCCAACACCATGGTCATGGCGACGTCCGACCGGGCCCGCGACCTGGCCGCGCTGCGGCTGGCCGGCGCCACCCGGTGGCAGGTCCTGAGGCTGACCTGCGCCGAGGCCCTGACGGTCGTGGCGGCCGGTGCCCTTCTCGGTCTCCTGGTCGCCGCCCTCAATTTGGCCGGCCTGGCGAGCGCCCTCGCCCTGCTGTCGGCCCCGGTCACGATCGAGCTCCCCTGGCAGGCCCTCGGCACGACGACGGCCGTCTGTGCCCTCCTCGCCGTGACCTCCGCGATCGTCCCGGCCGCCCTCGCCCTGCGCCGCCGCCCGGCACAACCGGCGGGCGTACGGGCGTGA
- a CDS encoding winged helix-turn-helix transcriptional regulator produces the protein MKRTSFDTWPCSIARTADILGDAWSLLVLREVFYGESRFDGFIGSLGIARNTLTDRLRRLESEGLLRRQAYQSDPVRHEYLLTDKGRDFFGVLAAINAWGDRWLAGDEGAPVVLHHTPCDHDTEARVVCSRCGEPLRHQDLAARTGPGYPARLLDDPAVRERFAPGRSLGDLRANQA, from the coding sequence GTGAAACGGACCTCGTTCGACACCTGGCCCTGCTCCATCGCCCGCACCGCCGACATCCTGGGCGACGCCTGGAGCCTGCTGGTGCTGCGCGAGGTCTTCTACGGCGAATCCCGCTTCGACGGCTTCATCGGCTCGCTCGGCATCGCCCGCAACACCCTCACCGACCGGCTGCGGCGCCTGGAGTCCGAGGGCCTGCTGCGGCGACAGGCCTACCAGAGCGACCCGGTCCGCCACGAGTACCTGCTGACGGACAAGGGCCGCGACTTCTTCGGCGTACTCGCCGCGATCAACGCCTGGGGCGACCGCTGGCTGGCCGGCGACGAGGGCGCACCGGTGGTCCTGCACCACACGCCCTGCGACCACGACACCGAGGCCCGGGTCGTCTGCTCCCGCTGCGGCGAGCCGCTGCGCCACCAGGACCTGGCCGCCCGCACCGGCCCCGGCTACCCGGCCCGCCTCCTCGACGACCCGGCCGTACGCGAACGCTTCGCCCCCGGCCGGTCGCTGGGGGACTTGCGAGCCAACCAGGCCTGA
- a CDS encoding FhaA domain-containing protein — protein MGVLKKFEQRLEGLVNGTFAKVFKSEVQPVEIAGALQRECDNNATIWNRDRTVVPNDFIVELSTPDFERLSPYSGQLGDELAGMVRDYAKQQRYTFMGPIKVHLEKADDLDTGLYRVRSRTLASSSSQQAPSGAAPPAGRPGGYGYPPAAAPAGAPPMPSAPPPGGRPGGYGYPQPAGQRPPAAPAAGGRTRHWIEINGTRHQISRPTLVLGRSTDADVRIDDPGVSRRHCEIRTGTPSTIQDLGSTNGIVVDGQHTTRATLRDGSRIVVGSTTIIYRQAEG, from the coding sequence ATGGGAGTCCTGAAGAAGTTCGAGCAGCGTCTCGAAGGTCTGGTCAACGGCACCTTCGCCAAGGTGTTCAAGTCCGAGGTCCAGCCCGTGGAGATCGCCGGCGCGCTCCAGCGCGAGTGCGACAACAACGCCACCATCTGGAACCGCGACCGGACGGTCGTGCCCAACGACTTCATCGTGGAGCTGAGCACGCCGGACTTCGAGCGGCTCAGCCCCTACTCCGGCCAGCTCGGCGACGAGCTCGCCGGCATGGTGCGTGACTACGCCAAGCAGCAGCGCTACACCTTCATGGGCCCGATCAAGGTGCACCTGGAGAAGGCCGACGACCTGGACACCGGCCTGTACCGGGTGCGCAGCCGTACGCTCGCCTCCTCCAGCAGCCAGCAGGCCCCGTCAGGCGCCGCCCCGCCCGCCGGACGTCCCGGCGGCTACGGCTACCCGCCGGCCGCCGCGCCCGCGGGCGCCCCGCCCATGCCGTCCGCGCCGCCGCCCGGCGGCCGCCCCGGCGGGTACGGCTACCCGCAGCCCGCGGGCCAGCGGCCCCCGGCCGCCCCGGCGGCCGGCGGACGCACCCGCCACTGGATCGAGATCAACGGCACGCGCCATCAGATCTCCCGCCCGACGCTGGTGCTGGGCCGCAGCACCGACGCCGACGTGCGGATCGACGACCCCGGCGTCTCCCGCCGGCACTGCGAGATCCGGACCGGAACGCCCTCGACGATCCAGGATCTCGGATCCACCAACGGCATCGTGGTGGACGGGCAGCACACCACCCGCGCTACGCTCCGCGACGGCTCGCGGATCGTCGTGGGCAGCACCACCATCATTTACCGGCAAGCCGAAGGGTGA
- a CDS encoding FHA domain-containing protein FhaB/FipA: MSELTLTVMRLGFLAVLWLFVIVAVQVIRSDLFGTRVTQRGSRREAGRQQQAARQAPPPQRQQSAGGRRGRNAPTKLVVTEGTLTGTTVALQGQTITLGRAHDSTIVLDDDYASSRHARIYPDRDGQWIVEDLGSTNGTYLDRNRLTTPTPIALGAPIRIGKTVIELRK, encoded by the coding sequence ATGTCAGAGCTGACCCTCACGGTCATGCGGCTGGGTTTCCTGGCCGTACTGTGGCTGTTCGTGATCGTGGCCGTGCAGGTCATCCGGAGCGACCTGTTCGGTACGCGTGTCACCCAGCGCGGATCGCGACGGGAGGCAGGCCGTCAGCAGCAGGCCGCCCGCCAGGCCCCGCCGCCGCAGCGCCAGCAGTCCGCCGGCGGCCGCCGCGGCCGTAACGCCCCCACCAAGCTGGTCGTGACCGAGGGCACCCTCACCGGCACCACGGTCGCGCTCCAGGGCCAGACCATCACCCTGGGCAGGGCGCACGACTCGACGATCGTGCTGGACGACGACTACGCCTCCAGCCGCCATGCCAGGATCTACCCGGACCGCGACGGCCAGTGGATCGTCGAGGACCTCGGCTCCACCAACGGCACGTACCTGGACCGGAACCGGCTGACGACTCCCACACCGATTGCGCTGGGCGCGCCGATCCGCATCGGCAAGACCGTCATCGAGCTGCGGAAGTAG
- a CDS encoding Stp1/IreP family PP2C-type Ser/Thr phosphatase yields the protein MSLSLRFAAGSHKGMIREGNEDSGYAGPRLLAIADGMGGAAAGEVASSEAISTIVALDDDVPGSDILTSLGTAVQRANDQLRSMVDEDPQLEGMGTTLTALLWTGQRLGLVHVGDSRAYLLRDGVLTQITQDHTWVQRLVDEGRITEEEATTHPQRSLLMRALGSGDHVEPDLSIREVRAGDRYLICSDGLSGVVSHQTLEDTLASYQGPQETVQNLIELALRGGGPDNITVIVADVLDLDTGDTLAGQLSDTPVVVGAVAENQHQLHDNGIMQTPAGRASGLGRHGHGQGGGGGEFGPPGSGDTTGYIPAAGFDYDDGDFTKPRKKGRWLKRSLYGVLALAVVGGGLYGGWRWTQTQYYVGAEDEHVALYRGISQDLAWVSLSKVEKDHPEIELKYLPPYQQKLVKATIAEGGLKNAQAKIQELSVQASACKKEAQRREAESENNAKTGEGEAGGTTGTTPASFTSKATPTPNPSNPSGSPSTPEKSTPPTTTAPTPSPGPSLSEEEQKVVSLCGKQ from the coding sequence ATGAGTCTGTCACTGCGCTTCGCCGCCGGATCGCACAAGGGCATGATCCGGGAGGGCAACGAGGACTCCGGGTACGCGGGCCCGCGCCTGCTCGCCATCGCCGACGGCATGGGCGGCGCCGCGGCGGGCGAGGTCGCCTCCTCCGAGGCCATCTCCACGATCGTCGCGCTCGACGACGACGTCCCCGGCTCCGACATCCTCACCTCGCTCGGCACGGCGGTGCAGCGCGCCAACGACCAGCTGCGCTCGATGGTCGACGAGGATCCCCAGCTGGAGGGCATGGGCACCACCCTCACCGCCCTGCTCTGGACCGGCCAGCGCCTCGGCCTGGTGCACGTCGGCGACTCGCGCGCGTACCTCCTGCGCGACGGCGTGCTGACGCAGATCACGCAGGACCACACCTGGGTGCAGCGCCTGGTCGACGAGGGCCGCATCACCGAGGAAGAGGCCACGACCCACCCGCAGCGCTCGCTCCTCATGCGCGCGCTCGGCAGCGGCGACCACGTCGAGCCCGACCTCTCCATCCGCGAGGTCCGCGCCGGAGACCGCTACCTGATCTGCTCCGACGGCCTGTCCGGCGTGGTGTCCCACCAGACCCTGGAGGACACCCTCGCCAGCTACCAGGGCCCCCAGGAGACCGTCCAGAACCTGATCGAGCTGGCCCTGCGCGGCGGCGGCCCGGACAACATCACCGTCATCGTCGCCGACGTCCTCGACCTCGACACCGGCGACACCCTCGCCGGGCAGCTGTCCGACACCCCGGTCGTGGTCGGCGCCGTCGCCGAGAACCAGCACCAGCTGCACGACAACGGCATCATGCAGACCCCCGCCGGCCGCGCCTCCGGGCTCGGCCGCCACGGGCACGGCCAGGGCGGCGGAGGCGGCGAGTTCGGCCCGCCCGGCTCCGGCGACACCACCGGCTACATCCCGGCGGCCGGATTCGACTACGACGACGGCGACTTCACCAAGCCCCGCAAGAAGGGCCGCTGGCTGAAGAGATCCCTCTACGGCGTCCTCGCGCTGGCCGTCGTCGGCGGCGGTCTGTACGGCGGCTGGCGCTGGACGCAGACGCAGTACTACGTCGGCGCCGAGGACGAGCACGTCGCGCTGTACCGGGGCATCAGCCAGGACCTGGCGTGGGTGTCGCTGTCGAAGGTCGAGAAGGACCACCCCGAGATCGAACTCAAGTACCTGCCGCCCTACCAGCAGAAGCTGGTCAAGGCGACCATCGCCGAGGGCGGTCTGAAGAACGCCCAGGCGAAGATCCAGGAACTGTCGGTGCAGGCCTCCGCGTGCAAGAAGGAGGCGCAGCGGCGCGAAGCCGAGAGCGAGAACAACGCCAAGACCGGCGAAGGCGAGGCCGGGGGCACCACGGGAACCACTCCCGCCTCCTTCACGTCCAAGGCCACACCGACGCCGAACCCGTCGAACCCGTCGGGCTCGCCGTCGACGCCTGAGAAGTCCACGCCCCCGACCACGACCGCACCCACTCCCAGCCCCGGCCCCAGCCTCTCGGAGGAAGAGCAGAAGGTCGTCTCGCTGTGCGGTAAGCAGTAG
- a CDS encoding FtsW/RodA/SpoVE family cell cycle protein: MSGTNTSHSPTHHTSTIGAIGAPSRRNTELALLVFAVVIPVFAYANVGLAINDSVPPGLLSYGLGLGLLAGVGHLTVRKFAPYADPLMLPLATLLNGLGLVVIWRLDQSKRLSNYAEAAPRQLLYSAMGVALLAVVVIFLKDHRVLQRYTYISMAGALFLLILPLVPGLGANIYGAKIWIKIPGLGTLQPGEFAKIALAVFFAGYLMVKRDALALASRRFMGLYLPRGRDLGPILVVWVISILILVFETDLGTSLLFFGMFVIMLYVATERTSWIVFGLLMSAVGAVGVASFEPHIQTRVQAWLNPMREFELSRAGVQDGVVHSEQAMQALWAFGSGGTLGTGLGQGNSDLIGFAANSDFILATFGEELGLAGVMAILLLYGLIIERGVRTALAARDPFGKLLAIGLSGAFGLQVFVVAGGVMGLIPLTGMTLPFVAYGGSSVIANWALIGILLRISDTARRPAPAPAANPDAEMTQVVRPS; this comes from the coding sequence ATGAGCGGTACGAATACGTCGCACTCGCCGACGCACCACACGTCCACCATCGGCGCGATCGGCGCACCGAGCAGACGCAACACCGAGCTGGCACTGCTGGTGTTCGCCGTCGTCATCCCGGTGTTCGCCTATGCCAACGTCGGCCTGGCCATCAACGACTCGGTGCCGCCGGGCCTGCTGAGCTACGGCCTCGGACTCGGCCTGCTCGCGGGCGTCGGCCATCTCACCGTGCGGAAGTTCGCGCCGTACGCGGACCCGCTGATGCTGCCGCTGGCGACGCTGCTGAACGGGCTCGGTCTGGTCGTCATCTGGCGCCTGGACCAGTCCAAGCGACTCAGCAACTACGCCGAAGCCGCACCGCGCCAGTTGCTGTACTCGGCGATGGGCGTCGCCCTGCTGGCGGTCGTAGTGATCTTCCTCAAGGACCACCGTGTCCTCCAGCGCTACACCTACATCTCCATGGCCGGAGCGCTGTTCCTGCTGATCCTGCCGCTCGTGCCGGGACTCGGCGCGAACATCTACGGCGCCAAGATCTGGATCAAGATCCCCGGCCTCGGCACGCTCCAGCCCGGTGAGTTCGCCAAGATCGCCCTGGCGGTCTTCTTCGCCGGCTACCTCATGGTCAAGAGGGACGCCCTCGCCCTGGCCAGCCGCCGCTTCATGGGCCTGTACCTGCCGCGCGGCCGCGACCTGGGTCCGATCCTCGTCGTCTGGGTCATCTCGATCCTCATCCTGGTCTTCGAGACCGACCTCGGTACGTCCCTGCTGTTCTTCGGGATGTTCGTCATCATGCTGTACGTCGCCACCGAGCGGACCAGCTGGATCGTCTTCGGTCTGCTGATGTCCGCGGTCGGCGCCGTCGGTGTGGCGAGCTTCGAGCCGCACATCCAGACGCGTGTGCAGGCCTGGCTCAATCCGATGCGCGAGTTCGAGCTCTCCCGCGCTGGCGTCCAGGACGGCGTCGTCCACTCCGAGCAGGCGATGCAGGCCCTGTGGGCGTTCGGCTCCGGCGGCACGCTCGGCACCGGCCTCGGGCAGGGCAACTCCGACCTGATCGGCTTCGCGGCCAACTCCGACTTCATCCTCGCCACCTTCGGCGAGGAGCTCGGCCTGGCCGGCGTCATGGCGATCCTGCTGCTCTACGGCCTGATCATCGAGAGGGGCGTACGCACCGCGCTCGCGGCTCGCGACCCGTTCGGCAAGCTGCTGGCCATCGGCCTTTCCGGCGCCTTCGGCCTCCAGGTCTTCGTCGTGGCCGGCGGTGTCATGGGCCTCATCCCGCTGACGGGCATGACGCTGCCCTTCGTGGCCTACGGCGGTTCCTCCGTGATCGCCAACTGGGCCCTGATCGGCATTCTGCTGCGCATCAGCGACACCGCCCGGCGCCCGGCCCCCGCTCCCGCCGCCAACCCCGACGCCGAGATGACCCAGGTGGTCCGCCCGTCATGA
- a CDS encoding peptidoglycan D,D-transpeptidase FtsI family protein — MNKPLRRIAIFCGLLVLALLIRDNWIQYVKADELRTDTKNRRVSIERYASPRGDIIVGGNPITGHATTTSGDYKYKRTYKDGPMWAPVTGFVSQAFGANQLESLEDGILTGNDDRLFFRNTLDMLTGKKKEGGNVVTTLNAAAQKAAYNGLKKQGGKGAVVALEPSTGKILALSSYPSYDPSSIAGNSTKDAEAWKKLDKKNNPDDPMLNRALRETYPPGSTFKVLTAAAALEDGLYTDADQKTKSPLPWTMPGTTTVLKNEGNIPCENATLRVALQYSCNTVFGKIGSDLGNEKMLAEAKKFGFTEEQFTPVRSSASVFSDNMNPSQTALSSIGQFNTAATPLQMAMVASAVANNGTLMKPYMVDELQAPNVDTIEKTEPEEMSKPMSAENAQILQSMMETVVEKGTGTNAKIPGVKVGGKTGTAQHGVDNSENPYAWFISYAKGADGSSPVAVAVVIEDDNAVRDDISGGGLAAPIARNVMEAVIKSKQ; from the coding sequence ATGAACAAGCCACTGCGCCGGATCGCGATCTTCTGCGGCCTGCTCGTCCTGGCACTGCTGATCCGCGACAACTGGATCCAGTACGTCAAGGCCGACGAGCTGAGGACCGACACCAAGAACCGACGCGTCTCGATCGAGCGCTACGCCTCGCCGCGCGGCGACATCATCGTCGGCGGCAACCCCATCACCGGGCACGCGACGACCACCTCGGGCGACTACAAGTACAAGCGCACCTACAAGGACGGGCCCATGTGGGCACCCGTCACCGGCTTCGTCTCGCAGGCCTTCGGCGCCAACCAGCTGGAGTCCCTCGAGGACGGCATCCTCACCGGCAACGACGACCGGCTCTTCTTCCGCAACACGCTCGACATGCTGACGGGCAAGAAGAAGGAGGGCGGCAACGTCGTCACCACGCTCAACGCCGCCGCGCAGAAGGCCGCGTACAACGGCCTGAAGAAGCAGGGCGGCAAGGGCGCGGTGGTGGCTCTGGAGCCGTCCACCGGCAAGATCCTGGCGCTGTCGTCCTACCCGTCGTACGACCCGTCGTCGATCGCCGGCAACAGCACCAAGGACGCCGAGGCCTGGAAGAAGCTGGACAAGAAGAACAACCCGGACGACCCGATGCTCAACCGGGCCCTGCGCGAGACGTACCCGCCCGGTTCCACCTTCAAGGTCCTCACCGCGGCCGCCGCCCTGGAGGACGGGCTGTACACGGACGCGGACCAGAAGACGAAGTCGCCGCTGCCGTGGACCATGCCGGGCACCACGACCGTGCTGAAGAACGAGGGGAACATCCCCTGCGAGAACGCGACGCTGCGGGTGGCGCTCCAGTACTCCTGCAACACCGTCTTCGGCAAGATCGGCTCGGACCTCGGCAACGAGAAGATGCTGGCCGAGGCCAAGAAGTTCGGCTTCACCGAGGAGCAGTTCACGCCGGTCCGCTCCAGCGCGTCGGTGTTCTCCGACAACATGAACCCCTCGCAGACCGCGCTGTCCTCCATCGGCCAGTTCAACACCGCGGCCACCCCGCTCCAGATGGCCATGGTCGCCTCGGCCGTCGCCAACAACGGCACCCTGATGAAGCCGTACATGGTCGACGAACTCCAGGCCCCCAACGTCGACACCATCGAGAAGACCGAGCCGGAGGAGATGAGCAAGCCGATGTCGGCCGAGAACGCCCAGATCCTCCAGTCGATGATGGAGACCGTGGTCGAGAAGGGCACGGGCACGAACGCCAAGATCCCCGGCGTCAAGGTGGGCGGCAAGACCGGTACCGCCCAGCACGGTGTCGACAACAGCGAGAACCCTTACGCGTGGTTCATCTCGTACGCCAAGGGGGCCGACGGCAGCTCGCCGGTCGCCGTGGCGGTCGTGATCGAGGACGACAACGCCGTCCGTGACGACATCTCCGGCGGCGGCCTCGCGGCGCCGATCGCGAGGAACGTGATGGAGGCGGTCATCAAGAGCAAGCAGTGA